A segment of the Bartonella henselae str. Houston-1 genome:
AAAACCTAAAATTTGCTCCTCCAAAAGATATGTCTTTTGCCAAAGATACACACTGGGTTCCTTTAGCAAGCAGTGAATACTTTCAAGCTGCTCTAGACTACCCTATTTTATTTATGTGCGCAGAAGATGAACAAAAAAAACGGCATTATACATCGGCTGCTCTTGTTGGTCTTTCTAATGACGAAAATGATTACATCACCTCTGATAAAAATTGGAAAAAAGATACTTATCTTCCAGCTTTTGTTCGTCGCTACCCTTTTGTTCTTGCACAAATTAGCAATGAAAAAGAACTTTCTGTTTGTTTTGATCAGCAATCAGGCATGTTTAATGAGGTTGCCGGCACAGAACTTTTTAACTCAGATGGCTCTATTTCTCCTTTTATGGAAGAACGTATTCGTTTTCTTGAGAGCTTTAAAATTGCTATGGAAAAAACGGCTGCGTTTATTGATGCCCTTGTGGATATGGATCTTCTGAGCCAAAAATCAATCAATGTGAAAAACGACAAAGGTCTTTCAGCACAATTAGAACATTTTTGGGTTGTTGATGAAGAAAAATTGAATAAACTATCGGCAAGCCAACTTGCTAAGCTGCATAAAAATGGCTTTTTAGGATTGATTTTTGCGCATCTTATGTCAACGCACAATCTTTTAAAAATACTCTCTCTAAAAAGCGAAAAACAAATGACCAATCATGAAGAGCAAGCTTCCCAAAAGAATGGTCACAACAAAAATGAAAAACCTAAAAATAAAGAAGCTCTCAACTAAAAATGCTACCAAAAAAGGACAGTAGAAAAGACAAAAATTTTTCTCTGATTCCAGCCGCCCCTCCTGTTTTAGCTGCAAGGAAGAATTGGCTGGATAATCTTTTAGGAACACGTCGTATGGCAACATATACAGCACAAGCCTATGAGCGTGATACACGACAGTTTTTGTTTTTTCTCTGTCAACATCTCGGACATACACCAACCTTTAAGGATCTCGCCAATTTGCGTGTCATTGATTTGCGTGCTTATCTAGCTTACCGCCGCAAACACGACATAAGTGCTCGCTCTTTAAGCCGTGGAATGGCGGGTATACGTTCTTTTTTCAACTACCTATCCCGTGAAGGAATCGCCAGCATTCCTGCTGCTAAACTTGTCCGAACCCCCAAACACCCAAAATCGCTACCAAAACCTTTGAACATAAAATCAGCCCTGCATTTAGTTAAACAAGAAAATCAACAGGAAAATGAACCATGGATCATCGCCCGTAACACTGCTGTTTTAATGCTTCTTTATGGCTGTGGAATGCGGATATCAGAAGCTTTAAGCCTCACACCAGAACAATTTTCTGATCCGCAAAAAACAAGTTTATTCGTGACTGGGAAAGGAGGGAAAACACGTCTTGTCCCCCTTATTAAAGTGGTTTACGAAGCAATACAAAATTATCTTAAATGCTGCCCATATCCTTTATTGGACAATCAACCAATGTTCCGCGGTGCGCGAGGTGGTCCCTTGCAGCCAGCTATTATTCAAAAAACTGTGCGAAACTTACGTGCATACCTTGGTTTACCAGAAACAGCCACTCCCCATACACTGCGCCATTCTTTTGCCACCCATCTTTTATCACGAGGAGGAGATTTACGTACCATTCAAGAGCTCCTAGGTCACGCTTGTCTTTCCACCACCCAAGTCTACACCCATGTAGATACCAAGCACTTGTTAGAAATTTATCAAAAAGCCCACCCTCGTAGCTTGAAAGACTTTTAAATAAAAAAACACATTAAACAGATTCAACTTCAAGTGCCAAAGCATGAACACATGTTGCCAACTCTTTCTGTAAAACTTTATAAATCGCACGATGTATTTCTACCCGCGTCATACCCGAAAAAGAAGCAGACAGAATTTTCACCCGAAAATGCGTTTCCCCTTTCCCATCAAAAGCATGCTCATGATGAGGATGTCCAGCATGAAGGTGGCTTTCGTTAATCACCTCAAGCTTTTGCGGACAAAAAGCATCCTGAAGCTTTTTGTTAATCGTTGTTTGAATTGTAGTAGACACCTTTTTATTCCTTCGCAAAATGAACGCAATACCCCTTGTTTTATGACCAAATAAGTGTGAAAATAAATTTTTTAAAAGTCAATTCTTGTCAAATCAATTGATTTTGCATAAACCAAAGATATGACGATAACATCTAAATTATTCGACTCCATTCGAATCAGCTCCAATAAAAAACAAAAGGCTGAAGCAGAAGCGCAGAAATGCCAATGGGAAGGATGTGAAAAAGTAGCATCCCATAAAGCACCAGCGGGACGAAATCACGAAGGGCAGTATTTACATTTTTGCATTGATCATGTACGTGCTTATAACAAAAATTTTAATTACTTCTCTGGCCTTAGTGATAAAGATATTGCAAAATTTCAAAAGGATGCCCTCACAGGACATCGTCCAACATGGACTACCGATTTTAGTAATGGCACGTCAAAAAAAACAGCTGCAAATTATGCACAAATTCGCTCTGGTACAGCTGCCTATCAAAATCGTATGCGCGATCCCTTTACACTGTTTACCGGGCGTCATTCAACCCCTCGCTTCTCACGAAAATTAAAACCCTTAGAAGCAAAAGCTTTTGATACATTGGGATTACAAGCAAATGCTTCAGCTGAAGATATTAAAGCAAGATACAAAGAACTGGTAAAAAAACACCATCCTGATTCCAATGGAGGCAACCGTTCTTCAGAAGAGCGCTTTCGTGATGTTCTAAATGCTTATAATTTGCTCAAAA
Coding sequences within it:
- a CDS encoding J domain-containing protein, which produces MTITSKLFDSIRISSNKKQKAEAEAQKCQWEGCEKVASHKAPAGRNHEGQYLHFCIDHVRAYNKNFNYFSGLSDKDIAKFQKDALTGHRPTWTTDFSNGTSKKTAANYAQIRSGTAAYQNRMRDPFTLFTGRHSTPRFSRKLKPLEAKAFDTLGLQANASAEDIKARYKELVKKHHPDSNGGNRSSEERFRDVLNAYNLLKKSGLC
- a CDS encoding BolA family protein produces the protein MSTTIQTTINKKLQDAFCPQKLEVINESHLHAGHPHHEHAFDGKGETHFRVKILSASFSGMTRVEIHRAIYKVLQKELATCVHALALEVESV
- a CDS encoding tyrosine recombinase XerC, which codes for MLPKKDSRKDKNFSLIPAAPPVLAARKNWLDNLLGTRRMATYTAQAYERDTRQFLFFLCQHLGHTPTFKDLANLRVIDLRAYLAYRRKHDISARSLSRGMAGIRSFFNYLSREGIASIPAAKLVRTPKHPKSLPKPLNIKSALHLVKQENQQENEPWIIARNTAVLMLLYGCGMRISEALSLTPEQFSDPQKTSLFVTGKGGKTRLVPLIKVVYEAIQNYLKCCPYPLLDNQPMFRGARGGPLQPAIIQKTVRNLRAYLGLPETATPHTLRHSFATHLLSRGGDLRTIQELLGHACLSTTQVYTHVDTKHLLEIYQKAHPRSLKDF
- a CDS encoding SapC family protein, coding for MANVMLFYKDITPVNKVSHKNLKFAPPKDMSFAKDTHWVPLASSEYFQAALDYPILFMCAEDEQKKRHYTSAALVGLSNDENDYITSDKNWKKDTYLPAFVRRYPFVLAQISNEKELSVCFDQQSGMFNEVAGTELFNSDGSISPFMEERIRFLESFKIAMEKTAAFIDALVDMDLLSQKSINVKNDKGLSAQLEHFWVVDEEKLNKLSASQLAKLHKNGFLGLIFAHLMSTHNLLKILSLKSEKQMTNHEEQASQKNGHNKNEKPKNKEALN